A genomic segment from Alkalibacter saccharofermentans DSM 14828 encodes:
- a CDS encoding O-antigen ligase family protein, translated as MQLALIMIVMSPYLAFLPVVRMMYKVYKDEMNVSLNPLNVGAGLLFVWALFTGIINRNILSVIGAGGILAFAGMGVYFENTFNTQEKIESLLKALFKISAVAALIGMAEKGASYFVDMTWVSNYFWSPNYIPSAEHYRIYSTFGNPNVTGTWFAMMVLVSIYLFERSVGRDKKICFAGTIAFAAVLIFTGSKGATMGVLAALLVYALFSRNPKTRKVLIGVFVGVLAMAMLSPEVNHALNSRDNLWAQCLVLFTRKPVSGWGLFGIMEHIGNIHGHNIWITLITTLGLMGLALYIWIKTYLFRGLLTLYNEESSLAPLLASVQGLVIVHGLVDFTMMTPQGGVVFFASSALISALTLKNENYPVVAIEKIHIFARKLSQKIIG; from the coding sequence ATGCAACTAGCTTTAATTATGATTGTGATGTCACCCTACCTGGCTTTTTTGCCTGTGGTTAGGATGATGTACAAGGTGTACAAGGATGAAATGAATGTTTCATTGAATCCTCTGAACGTAGGGGCAGGACTTCTCTTTGTCTGGGCGCTATTTACAGGGATCATCAATAGGAATATTCTGTCGGTGATTGGCGCGGGGGGGATTTTGGCCTTTGCCGGCATGGGAGTATATTTTGAAAATACGTTCAATACCCAGGAGAAAATAGAGTCGCTTCTAAAGGCTTTGTTCAAGATCTCCGCTGTAGCGGCTTTAATTGGCATGGCCGAAAAAGGAGCGTCATATTTCGTGGATATGACCTGGGTGTCAAACTACTTCTGGAGCCCCAATTACATTCCCTCTGCGGAGCATTACCGCATATACAGCACATTTGGAAATCCAAATGTGACGGGGACGTGGTTTGCCATGATGGTTCTTGTCAGCATATATCTTTTTGAAAGAAGCGTTGGCAGGGACAAAAAGATTTGCTTTGCAGGAACCATAGCATTTGCCGCAGTTTTGATTTTTACCGGGTCCAAAGGGGCTACCATGGGGGTGTTGGCCGCTTTGCTGGTGTACGCGTTGTTTTCAAGGAATCCAAAAACCAGAAAAGTCTTAATAGGAGTTTTTGTAGGGGTTCTGGCAATGGCTATGCTATCGCCGGAAGTAAATCACGCATTGAACAGTCGGGACAATCTGTGGGCACAGTGTCTGGTGCTTTTCACCCGCAAGCCGGTAAGCGGATGGGGACTGTTTGGGATAATGGAACACATAGGCAATATACATGGACACAACATCTGGATAACCCTGATAACGACTTTGGGTTTGATGGGGCTGGCCTTATACATTTGGATTAAGACTTATCTTTTCAGAGGTCTTCTCACATTGTATAATGAAGAGAGCTCTCTTGCGCCGCTTTTGGCATCGGTACAAGGACTGGTGATAGTCCATGGTTTGGTAGACTTTACGATGATGACTCCTCAAGGTGGAGTGGTGTTTTTTGCATCATCTGCTCTAATCAGCGCGCTGACACTGAAAAATGAAAATTACCCTGTAGTAGCAATAGAAAAGATTCATATTTTTGCAAGAAAGTTGAGTCAAAAAATCATAGGATAA